One Mailhella massiliensis DNA segment encodes these proteins:
- a CDS encoding YeiH family protein yields the protein MANENIVVDDGRAKWSDLWLKEDYWAIWIGFFILIISGLIMMNGRADIEAQLSKYDAIITAEKAKPIKTIELIQAQAAKKGVAGNKLPAAKTIISYLKTPAKWSGNPLDSFITHADASAKPAAEAAAKAAAEALTAAKAAQDAASAASFQNADLNKAAETAIADWQKADSAAAKAKAKVGSDTNLIPNLIILGIALGVITAVGMGVMGFNMVQYFIGFLGVYVLCLFANFLGGYKPTATYGLNAEIWSIIVGMVVANTIGTPKWMKPAVQVEYFIKAGLVLLGAEVLFNKILAIGIPGIFVAWVVTPIVLVSTYIFGQIVLKMPSKTLNITISADMSVCGTSAAIAVAAACRAKKEELTLSVGLSMVFTAIMMIVMPAFIKAVGMPEVLGGAWIGGTIDATGSVAAAGAFIGPKALQVAATIKMIQNVLIGVSAFCVAIYFATKVEAHEEGAKVGPMEIWNRFPKFVIGFLTASIVLSTIAGNLGADLGNALISNGTNKITVPLRGWFFALAFISIGLATNFKELAGYFKGGKPIILYVCGQSFNLALTLLMAWIMFYKVFPEITASI from the coding sequence ATGGCAAATGAAAACATTGTCGTTGACGATGGCCGTGCGAAATGGTCTGACCTTTGGCTGAAGGAAGACTATTGGGCGATCTGGATCGGCTTCTTCATCCTGATTATCTCCGGCCTCATCATGATGAATGGTCGTGCCGACATCGAGGCTCAGCTCAGCAAGTATGACGCCATCATCACCGCTGAGAAGGCCAAGCCCATCAAGACCATCGAGCTCATTCAGGCTCAGGCCGCCAAGAAGGGTGTGGCGGGCAACAAGCTTCCGGCCGCCAAGACCATCATTTCCTACCTGAAGACGCCCGCCAAGTGGTCCGGGAATCCTCTTGATTCCTTCATCACCCATGCCGACGCCTCCGCCAAGCCTGCGGCCGAAGCTGCCGCCAAGGCCGCCGCTGAAGCTCTGACCGCCGCCAAGGCCGCTCAGGACGCCGCTTCCGCCGCTTCCTTCCAGAACGCCGACCTGAACAAGGCCGCCGAAACCGCCATCGCCGACTGGCAGAAGGCCGACAGCGCCGCCGCCAAGGCCAAGGCCAAGGTCGGTTCCGACACCAATCTGATCCCTAATCTCATCATTCTCGGCATCGCCCTCGGCGTGATCACCGCCGTCGGCATGGGCGTCATGGGCTTCAACATGGTGCAGTACTTCATCGGCTTCCTCGGTGTGTACGTGCTGTGCCTGTTCGCCAACTTCCTCGGCGGCTACAAGCCCACGGCGACCTACGGCCTGAATGCTGAAATCTGGTCCATCATCGTCGGTATGGTCGTCGCCAACACCATCGGCACGCCCAAGTGGATGAAGCCCGCCGTGCAGGTGGAATACTTCATCAAGGCCGGCCTCGTGCTGCTCGGCGCCGAAGTGCTCTTCAACAAGATCCTCGCCATCGGCATTCCCGGCATCTTCGTGGCCTGGGTGGTCACTCCCATCGTGCTCGTGTCCACCTACATCTTCGGCCAGATCGTGCTGAAGATGCCCTCCAAGACCCTGAACATCACCATCTCGGCCGACATGTCCGTGTGCGGTACCTCCGCCGCCATCGCCGTGGCCGCCGCCTGCCGCGCCAAGAAGGAAGAACTGACCCTGTCCGTGGGCCTCTCCATGGTGTTCACCGCCATCATGATGATCGTCATGCCTGCCTTCATCAAGGCCGTCGGTATGCCTGAAGTGCTCGGCGGCGCCTGGATCGGCGGCACCATCGACGCGACGGGCTCCGTGGCCGCCGCCGGTGCCTTCATCGGTCCCAAGGCTCTGCAGGTTGCCGCTACCATCAAGATGATCCAGAACGTCCTCATCGGCGTGAGCGCCTTCTGCGTGGCCATCTACTTCGCCACCAAGGTCGAAGCTCATGAAGAAGGCGCGAAGGTCGGTCCCATGGAAATCTGGAACCGCTTCCCCAAGTTCGTCATCGGCTTCCTCACCGCCTCCATCGTGCTGTCCACCATCGCCGGCAACCTCGGCGCTGATCTCGGCAACGCCCTGATCTCCAACGGCACCAACAAGATCACCGTGCCTCTGCGCGGCTGGTTCTTCGCTCTGGCCTTCATCTCCATCGGTCTTGCCACCAACTTCAAGGAACTCGCCGGTTACTTCAAGGGCGGCAAGCCCATCATCCTGTACGTCTGCGGTCAGTCCTTCAACCTGGCTCTGACCCTCCTGATGGCCTGGATCATGTTCTACAAGGTGTTCCCGGAAATCACCGCGAGCATCTAA
- the nrdD gene encoding anaerobic ribonucleoside-triphosphate reductase — translation MVHCKSDVAAATDQILVGSNVKFERIRRITGYLVGTLDRFNDGKAAEERDRVKHCSMDNWK, via the coding sequence ATGGTTCATTGCAAATCCGATGTGGCTGCCGCCACCGACCAGATTCTCGTCGGTTCCAATGTCAAGTTCGAGCGTATCCGCCGCATCACCGGTTACCTTGTAGGCACCCTCGACCGCTTCAACGACGGCAAGGCCGCCGAAGAACGCGACCGTGTGAAGCACTGCAGCATGGACAACTGGAAGTAA
- the nrdG gene encoding anaerobic ribonucleoside-triphosphate reductase activating protein, with protein MAGLKDTVLRVAGVIEESIVDGPGLRFVLFLQGCRMHCKGCQNPQTWDFEGGTPVSAEDILARIQGDPLVHGITFSGGEPFEQAEALLPLAAELKRRGYHLMAFSGYTLEQLVQRQECRELLSLLDLLVDGPFVEEQKSLELRFRGSRNQRILNMAATRENGWQAVPDALNGPIIR; from the coding sequence ATGGCCGGACTGAAGGATACCGTGCTGCGCGTGGCGGGCGTCATCGAGGAGTCCATCGTCGACGGCCCCGGGCTCCGTTTCGTGCTTTTTCTTCAGGGCTGCCGTATGCATTGCAAGGGCTGCCAGAATCCCCAGACCTGGGATTTCGAGGGCGGGACTCCGGTTTCCGCCGAGGATATTCTCGCCCGCATTCAGGGCGATCCTCTGGTGCACGGTATCACCTTCAGCGGCGGCGAGCCTTTCGAACAGGCGGAGGCGCTGCTTCCCCTGGCCGCCGAGCTGAAAAGGCGCGGTTATCATCTCATGGCCTTCAGCGGCTACACGCTGGAGCAGCTTGTTCAGCGGCAGGAATGCCGTGAGCTGCTTTCTCTGCTGGATCTTCTGGTGGACGGGCCTTTCGTGGAGGAACAGAAATCTCTGGAACTTCGTTTCCGGGGATCGCGCAATCAGCGTATCCTGAACATGGCGGCCACCCGGGAAAACGGCTGGCAGGCCGTGCCGGATGCCCTGAACGGTCCCATCATACGCTAG
- the nusA gene encoding transcription termination factor NusA, with the protein MSLELKKAIEQISKDRGLDRDMLVSTLEEAVRTSVTRKYGDDLDVEVHYSDDTGDIEVFQFKFVVEEVEDPLTQISLEEARQHDPSIQIDDEMGFRLKVEDLGRIAAQSAKQVIIQRMRDAEQELIYEEFKDRVGEIVSGMVQRRDKGGWVINLGRTEALLPREEQIPREHYKRNDRIQALIIDVRREGRGPQVIISRAHRDYMAALFRREVPEVDDGSVQIMGVARDPGSRAKVAVLSRERDIDAVGACVGVRGSRIQNIVQELHGERIDIVVWNPDIATYARNALAPAVVSRINVDEASNLLEVTVPDDQLTNAIGRKGQNVKLAAKLLGWKIDIFTESRYHEANAAGRGLEQVASVAEIAVDKLMEAGFRSLDALRGATDAELAEKLELTDARIADLRAAVNFLSPVVEGVSGEEEKTEAGEE; encoded by the coding sequence ATGAGCCTGGAACTGAAGAAAGCCATTGAACAGATCAGCAAGGACAGGGGGCTCGACCGCGACATGCTCGTGAGCACCCTCGAGGAAGCCGTGCGCACCTCCGTGACGCGCAAGTACGGCGACGATCTGGACGTGGAAGTACATTACAGCGACGATACCGGGGACATTGAGGTCTTCCAGTTCAAGTTCGTGGTGGAAGAGGTGGAGGACCCCCTCACCCAGATTTCTCTGGAGGAGGCGCGTCAGCACGATCCCTCCATCCAGATCGACGACGAGATGGGCTTCCGCCTCAAGGTGGAGGACCTCGGCCGCATCGCCGCCCAGTCGGCCAAGCAGGTGATCATCCAGCGCATGCGCGACGCCGAGCAGGAACTCATCTACGAGGAATTCAAGGACCGCGTGGGTGAGATCGTCAGCGGCATGGTGCAGCGCCGCGACAAGGGCGGCTGGGTCATCAACCTCGGCCGCACCGAAGCGCTGCTCCCCCGCGAGGAGCAGATTCCCCGCGAGCATTACAAGCGCAACGACCGCATCCAGGCCCTCATCATCGACGTGCGCCGCGAAGGCCGCGGCCCGCAGGTGATCATTTCCCGCGCGCACCGCGACTACATGGCCGCCCTGTTCCGCCGCGAAGTGCCGGAAGTGGACGACGGCAGCGTGCAGATCATGGGCGTGGCCCGCGACCCCGGTTCCCGCGCCAAGGTGGCCGTGCTCTCCCGTGAGCGCGACATCGACGCCGTGGGCGCGTGCGTGGGCGTGCGCGGTTCCCGTATTCAGAACATCGTGCAGGAGCTGCACGGCGAGCGCATCGACATCGTGGTGTGGAATCCCGACATCGCCACCTATGCCCGCAACGCGCTGGCTCCGGCCGTGGTTTCCCGCATCAACGTGGACGAAGCCTCCAATCTGCTGGAAGTCACCGTGCCCGACGATCAGCTCACCAACGCCATCGGCCGCAAGGGGCAGAACGTCAAGCTCGCGGCCAAGCTGCTCGGCTGGAAGATCGATATCTTCACCGAATCCCGCTACCATGAAGCCAACGCCGCCGGACGCGGCCTGGAACAGGTGGCCAGCGTGGCCGAAATTGCGGTGGACAAGCTGATGGAAGCCGGATTCCGTTCTCTGGACGCCCTGCGCGGAGCCACCGATGCGGAACTGGCGGAAAAGCTGGAGCTTACCGACGCCCGCATCGCCGATCTGCGCGCC
- a CDS encoding tetratricopeptide repeat protein: MKDRYTDIHEYVHDLQEAIEKDPKCAIHHYNLGVAMLSLGDYTEAEECFLNAVRHSAHMAEAFVQLGGLCLRRGDLDGCMQYNKEAAECRAKFPVAWGNIGFVHLQRGEVDEAIAALHKALTWDPKYIQARATFASALYMKGEYEKSAEMSRMVLEQEPSFAPAWNNLSLACLELGDVEKAKEYAQKACEFGYDVSDDYWKLLEESAKKA; encoded by the coding sequence ATGAAAGACCGCTATACGGACATTCACGAATATGTCCATGATCTTCAGGAAGCCATTGAAAAAGACCCGAAATGCGCCATTCATCACTATAACCTCGGCGTTGCCATGCTCTCGCTCGGCGACTACACCGAGGCTGAGGAATGCTTTCTGAACGCCGTTCGTCACTCCGCTCACATGGCGGAAGCCTTTGTGCAGCTCGGCGGCCTGTGCCTGCGCCGCGGCGACCTCGACGGATGCATGCAGTACAACAAGGAAGCTGCGGAATGCCGCGCCAAGTTTCCCGTTGCCTGGGGCAACATAGGCTTTGTTCACCTGCAGAGAGGCGAAGTGGACGAAGCTATCGCCGCGCTTCACAAGGCTCTCACATGGGATCCCAAGTACATTCAGGCACGTGCCACCTTCGCTTCCGCCCTTTACATGAAGGGGGAATATGAAAAGAGCGCCGAAATGAGCAGAATGGTTCTTGAACAGGAACCTTCCTTTGCTCCGGCCTGGAATAATCTTTCTCTTGCCTGCCTTGAACTCGGAGATGTGGAAAAAGCCAAGGAATACGCCCAGAAGGCGTGTGAATTCGGCTACGATGTTTCCGACGATTACTGGAAGCTGCTCGAGGAATCAGCGAAAAAAGCCTAG
- a CDS encoding indolepyruvate ferredoxin oxidoreductase subunit alpha, with product MGYKITFDADKCVGCGQCVDICPVSVWEMHDGKSDPVNAEECLGCESCTGVCEHDAITIEED from the coding sequence ATGGGCTACAAGATTACTTTTGACGCTGACAAGTGCGTCGGCTGCGGCCAGTGCGTGGATATCTGCCCCGTGTCCGTCTGGGAAATGCACGACGGCAAGAGCGATCCCGTGAACGCTGAAGAATGCCTTGGCTGCGAATCCTGCACCGGCGTTTGCGAACACGACGCCATCACGATCGAAGAAGACTAA
- the hisF gene encoding imidazole glycerol phosphate synthase subunit HisF: MSEKSRLSKRLIPCLDVRNGRLTKGIRFKGNVDIGDPVETARRYYEEGADEIVFYDITASCEARGIFLDVVERVASNIFIPFSVGGGISSVEDMRAVLLAGAEKVSVNSAAVKDPWLISRGADAFGSQAVVVGMDVKRVDVSEACPSGYEIVIHGGRRPMGIDAVAWARRCEQLGAGELCVNSIDADGTRDGYELTLTRMICDAVTIPVIASGGAGAPGHLVDAVTSGGASAALVASIVHYGQYTIAELKDYMEKAGVPVRKV; this comes from the coding sequence GTGTCTGAGAAAAGCCGTCTGAGCAAAAGGCTCATTCCCTGTCTCGACGTGCGCAACGGCCGTCTGACCAAGGGCATCAGGTTCAAGGGCAACGTGGACATCGGCGATCCGGTGGAAACCGCGCGCCGCTATTATGAGGAAGGCGCGGACGAAATCGTCTTCTACGACATCACGGCTTCCTGCGAGGCGCGGGGCATTTTTCTCGATGTCGTGGAGCGTGTGGCGAGCAATATCTTCATTCCTTTTTCCGTGGGCGGAGGCATTTCCTCGGTGGAGGACATGCGCGCCGTGCTGCTTGCCGGGGCGGAAAAGGTTTCCGTGAATTCTGCCGCGGTGAAGGATCCCTGGCTCATCAGCCGGGGGGCGGACGCCTTCGGTTCCCAGGCCGTGGTGGTGGGCATGGACGTGAAGCGCGTGGACGTGAGCGAGGCGTGTCCTTCCGGCTATGAAATCGTCATACACGGCGGCCGCAGGCCCATGGGCATCGACGCCGTGGCCTGGGCCCGCCGCTGCGAGCAGCTCGGGGCCGGCGAACTGTGCGTCAATTCCATTGATGCCGACGGCACCAGGGACGGGTACGAGCTTACGCTCACCCGTATGATCTGCGATGCGGTGACCATTCCCGTCATCGCTTCCGGCGGCGCCGGTGCGCCCGGACATCTGGTGGATGCCGTGACATCGGGCGGAGCCTCCGCCGCGCTCGTGGCCTCCATCGTGCACTACGGGCAGTACACCATCGCGGAGCTCAAAGATTACATGGAAAAGGCCGGAGTTCCGGTACGGAAGGTATAG
- a CDS encoding anaerobic ribonucleoside triphosphate reductase, producing the protein MIRFIKKRDSRVVPFDIAKIDEAIFRAAKAQGGTDRAMSRNLADQVLDMLEAEGNDTPDVEHVQDLVEKALIEAGHARTAKAYILYRNERTRVREMKTGLMNTLKDLSFTDAKELDLKRENANIDGDTPMGTMLRYGSEAAKAFYKNYLLSPEFSRAHEEGDIHIHDLDFLSLTTTCCQIDIKKLFNGGFNTGHGFLREPNSIQCASALACIAIQSNQNDQHGGQSIPNFEYGLAPGVARSFIKNIDLALDMRDAPEDFRNDVKTALRAHAFPTGEYASFRSILNEEGLAFVRGELTKRLPAAEADHVIDKAITKTDKDTYQAMEGLLHNLNTMHSRAGAQVPFSSINYGTDTTPEGRMVIKNTLLAEDAGLGNGETPIFPIHIFKVRDGYSFNPGDPNYDLFKLACRVSAKRLFPNFSFMDAPFNAPYLKGDDPNHEVAYMGCRTRVMANRYDSERETTFGRGNLSFTSINLPRLGLKHRGDVEGFFEEFNEKITLVFDQLLERLEIQSHKRCRNYPFLMGQGIWLDSDDLAPNDEVGEVLKHGTLTTGFIGLAECLKALIGVHHGESEEAQELGLRIVRTLRERADAKGEETGLNFTVIATPAEGLAGRFVKYDRKLFGNIPGITDRDYYTNSFHIPVYFPINAFNKLRLEAPYHALTNGGHISYVEVDGDPLNNLQAFEDIVKAMKEMGIGYGSINHPVDRDPVCGYTGIIGDVCPRCGRHDGEGIPLSVLKQIKGYIHDSRTSDERSEAHDKIANIKL; encoded by the coding sequence ATGATCCGCTTCATCAAGAAACGAGATTCGCGCGTGGTTCCTTTCGACATAGCCAAGATAGATGAGGCGATCTTTCGTGCGGCAAAAGCTCAGGGCGGCACCGACCGCGCCATGTCCCGCAATCTGGCCGATCAGGTGCTCGACATGCTCGAAGCCGAGGGCAACGACACCCCGGACGTGGAGCATGTGCAGGATCTGGTGGAAAAGGCCCTCATCGAAGCCGGGCACGCCCGCACCGCCAAGGCGTACATTCTCTACCGCAACGAGCGCACCCGCGTGCGCGAAATGAAGACCGGCCTCATGAACACGCTGAAGGACCTTTCCTTCACCGACGCCAAGGAGCTGGACCTCAAGCGCGAAAACGCCAACATCGACGGCGACACCCCCATGGGCACCATGCTCCGCTACGGCAGCGAGGCGGCCAAGGCCTTCTACAAGAATTATCTGCTCTCGCCCGAATTCAGCCGCGCCCATGAGGAAGGCGACATCCATATCCACGACCTCGATTTTCTGTCGCTGACCACGACCTGCTGCCAGATCGACATCAAGAAGCTGTTCAACGGCGGTTTCAACACCGGTCACGGTTTCCTGCGCGAGCCCAACAGCATCCAGTGCGCGAGCGCCCTGGCCTGCATCGCCATACAGTCCAACCAGAACGACCAGCACGGCGGGCAGAGCATTCCCAACTTCGAGTACGGTCTCGCTCCCGGCGTGGCCCGCAGCTTCATCAAGAACATCGACCTCGCTCTCGACATGCGCGACGCTCCAGAGGACTTCCGCAACGACGTGAAGACCGCTCTGCGCGCCCATGCCTTCCCCACGGGGGAATACGCCTCCTTCCGTTCCATTCTTAATGAGGAAGGTCTCGCCTTCGTGCGCGGCGAACTCACGAAGCGCCTGCCTGCGGCCGAGGCCGATCATGTCATCGACAAGGCCATCACCAAGACGGACAAGGACACCTATCAGGCCATGGAAGGGCTGCTGCACAATCTGAACACCATGCACAGCCGCGCCGGCGCTCAGGTGCCCTTCAGCTCCATCAACTACGGCACGGACACCACGCCCGAAGGCCGCATGGTCATCAAGAACACCCTGCTGGCCGAAGATGCGGGGCTCGGCAACGGCGAAACGCCCATCTTCCCCATCCACATCTTCAAGGTGCGCGACGGCTACAGCTTCAACCCCGGCGACCCGAACTACGATCTGTTCAAGCTCGCCTGCCGCGTGTCCGCCAAGCGGCTGTTCCCCAACTTCTCCTTCATGGATGCGCCGTTCAACGCCCCCTACCTCAAGGGCGATGATCCCAACCATGAGGTGGCCTACATGGGCTGCCGCACCCGCGTCATGGCCAACCGCTACGACAGCGAACGCGAAACCACCTTCGGCAGAGGCAACCTGTCCTTCACGTCCATCAACCTGCCCCGCCTGGGCCTCAAGCATCGCGGCGATGTGGAAGGCTTCTTTGAAGAATTCAACGAGAAGATCACCCTGGTCTTCGACCAGCTTCTCGAACGTCTGGAAATCCAGAGCCACAAGCGCTGCCGCAACTATCCCTTCCTCATGGGACAGGGCATCTGGCTCGATTCCGACGATCTCGCCCCCAACGACGAAGTGGGCGAAGTGCTCAAGCACGGTACCCTGACCACGGGCTTCATCGGCCTTGCCGAATGCCTGAAGGCGCTCATCGGCGTCCATCACGGCGAATCGGAAGAGGCTCAGGAACTGGGGCTGCGCATCGTGCGCACCCTGCGTGAACGCGCCGACGCCAAGGGAGAGGAAACCGGCCTGAACTTCACGGTCATCGCCACGCCCGCCGAAGGTCTCGCCGGCCGCTTCGTCAAATACGACCGCAAGCTTTTCGGGAACATTCCCGGCATCACCGACAGGGACTACTACACCAACTCCTTCCATATTCCGGTGTATTTCCCCATCAACGCCTTCAACAAGCTGCGTCTCGAAGCCCCCTACCACGCCCTCACCAACGGCGGGCACATCAGCTATGTGGAAGTGGACGGTGATCCGCTCAACAACCTCCAGGCCTTCGAGGACATCGTCAAGGCCATGAAGGAAATGGGCATAGGCTACGGTTCCATCAACCACCCCGTGGACCGCGACCCGGTCTGCGGCTACACCGGCATCATCGGCGATGTCTGTCCCCGTTGCGGACGCCACGACGGCGAAGGCATCCCCCTTTCCGTTCTGAAACAGATCAAGGGCTACATACACGACAGCCGCACCAGCGACGAACGCAGCGAAGCCCACGACAAAATTGCCAATATCAAACTCTAA
- a CDS encoding YkgJ family cysteine cluster protein, with amino-acid sequence MNPELDAIFQEYDRLVAQADQLFDRVKQQFPEEVACTTGCSSCCHAAFDLSLVEAMALNRAFNREFDFGIRRSAVLQAASDADRQLTRLKKHYFQQARQGMSDEDIMVEAAKERVRCPLLGLDNTCILYEHRPITCRLYGIPTSIHGKAHVCGECRFRKGQPYPTVALDRIQDRLADMSRRIGAAVGSRFRELHRVYVPVSMALITKYDDAYLGIGPAPKE; translated from the coding sequence ATCAACCCGGAATTGGACGCTATATTTCAGGAGTATGATCGGCTTGTCGCCCAGGCCGATCAGCTTTTCGACCGTGTGAAACAACAGTTTCCCGAAGAAGTGGCCTGCACCACGGGGTGCAGCAGCTGCTGCCATGCCGCCTTCGACCTTTCTCTCGTGGAAGCCATGGCGCTGAACCGCGCGTTCAACAGGGAGTTCGATTTCGGTATCCGCCGTTCCGCCGTGCTTCAGGCCGCAAGCGACGCCGACCGTCAGCTCACCCGCCTGAAGAAGCACTATTTCCAGCAGGCCCGCCAGGGCATGTCCGATGAGGATATCATGGTGGAGGCCGCGAAGGAGCGCGTGCGCTGCCCGCTGCTCGGGCTCGACAATACCTGCATTCTTTATGAGCACCGCCCCATCACCTGCCGGCTGTACGGTATTCCCACCTCCATCCACGGCAAGGCCCACGTCTGCGGGGAATGCCGCTTCAGAAAGGGACAGCCCTACCCCACCGTGGCGCTCGACCGCATTCAGGACCGCCTGGCGGACATGAGCCGCCGCATCGGCGCGGCCGTGGGCTCCCGCTTCCGTGAGCTGCATCGCGTGTATGTGCCCGTATCCATGGCCCTCATCACCAAGTACGACGATGCCTATCTCGGCATAGGGCCCGCCCCCAAGGAGTAG
- the thrC gene encoding threonine synthase, whose product MSHDFPVRRARMEYVCMNCGRRHPVDALLYTCPDCGGVLLLEDLDFDEMKEKGAQYWRDLFDARRATRTSALRGVFRFYELMAPVLEEEDIVYLGEGDTPIIEASAELEKKVGRRFAYKNDGMNPSASFKDRGMAGAYSYLKSLVRRNGWKEVLTICASTGDTSAAAAMYGAYVGAPIRTVVLLPHGKVTPAQLSQPLGSGAQVLEVPGVFDDCMKVVEYLAEHYRVALLNSKNSWRVLGQESYAYEAAQWYGWDMAGKALFMPIGNAGNITSMISACLKMHRLGIIEELPHIVGVQSEHADPVWRYYSTPKERREYHPVTVQPSVAQAAMIGNPVSFPRVRNLVDRFEAAGGRFDVVQVTEQAIMDSMILANRHGHIACTQGGESFAGMLKADELGLLGREEFCILDSTAHALKFAGFQNMYFEDSFPAEYGVKARPELVNHPKLLLTAEERAALPEGEFTRAAALAVAEAAGLDARA is encoded by the coding sequence ATGTCTCACGATTTTCCCGTACGCCGCGCGCGCATGGAATATGTCTGCATGAACTGCGGCCGCCGTCATCCGGTGGACGCCCTTCTTTATACCTGCCCCGACTGCGGCGGCGTTCTTCTGCTTGAGGACCTTGACTTCGATGAAATGAAGGAAAAGGGCGCTCAGTACTGGCGCGACCTCTTCGATGCCCGCCGCGCCACCCGCACGTCCGCCCTGCGCGGGGTGTTCCGCTTCTACGAACTCATGGCTCCCGTGCTGGAGGAAGAGGACATCGTCTACCTCGGCGAAGGCGACACGCCCATCATCGAGGCTTCCGCAGAGCTTGAGAAGAAAGTCGGCCGCCGCTTTGCCTACAAGAACGACGGCATGAACCCCAGCGCGTCTTTTAAAGACAGAGGCATGGCCGGGGCCTACAGCTATCTGAAGTCTCTGGTGCGCAGGAACGGCTGGAAGGAAGTGCTCACCATCTGCGCCTCCACGGGCGATACTTCGGCAGCCGCGGCCATGTACGGGGCCTATGTGGGCGCGCCCATCCGCACCGTGGTGCTTCTGCCCCACGGCAAGGTGACGCCCGCGCAGCTTTCCCAGCCTCTCGGTTCCGGCGCGCAGGTGCTGGAAGTGCCCGGCGTGTTCGACGACTGCATGAAGGTGGTGGAATACCTGGCCGAACATTACCGCGTGGCGCTGCTCAACTCCAAGAACAGCTGGCGCGTGCTCGGGCAGGAATCCTATGCCTATGAAGCGGCCCAGTGGTACGGCTGGGACATGGCGGGCAAGGCCCTGTTCATGCCCATCGGCAACGCGGGCAACATCACATCCATGATTTCCGCCTGTCTGAAGATGCACCGCCTCGGCATCATCGAGGAACTGCCCCACATCGTGGGCGTGCAGTCCGAACATGCCGACCCCGTGTGGAGATACTACAGCACTCCGAAGGAGAGGCGCGAATATCATCCCGTGACCGTACAGCCCAGCGTGGCGCAGGCGGCCATGATAGGCAATCCCGTTTCCTTCCCCCGTGTGAGGAATCTCGTGGATCGCTTCGAAGCTGCGGGCGGCCGTTTCGATGTGGTTCAGGTGACGGAACAGGCCATCATGGATTCCATGATTCTCGCCAACCGCCACGGACACATCGCCTGCACGCAGGGCGGAGAAAGCTTTGCGGGTATGCTGAAGGCCGATGAACTCGGTCTGCTCGGCAGAGAGGAATTCTGCATTCTCGATTCCACGGCCCATGCCCTGAAATTTGCGGGATTCCAGAACATGTATTTCGAGGATTCCTTCCCCGCTGAATACGGCGTGAAGGCCCGTCCCGAGCTTGTGAACCATCCGAAGCTTCTGCTCACCGCCGAGGAGCGCGCCGCCCTGCCCGAAGGGGAGTTCACCCGCGCCGCCGCCCTTGCCGTGGCCGAAGCCGCGGGGCTGGACGCCAGAGCTTGA
- the hisH gene encoding imidazole glycerol phosphate synthase subunit HisH: protein MLAILDYKAGNQTSVLRALRSLGVPAEITADPSTILAAEGVIFPGVGAAGQAMAQLTSTGMDKVLRDVVAMQKPLLGICLGCQILLEHSEENDTRALGILPGVCRRFLPEWKDGGELIRIPHMGWNTLEVKRPSVLLEGVDKDARFYFVHSYYTEPAPELVIATSSYGCEFTAVYGRPGLWAVQFHPEKSGRPGLRLLTNFYDYCREAARV from the coding sequence ATGCTTGCCATTCTCGACTACAAGGCGGGAAACCAGACCAGCGTTCTGCGTGCGCTGCGTTCTCTGGGCGTTCCGGCCGAGATCACGGCCGACCCGTCGACCATACTTGCCGCCGAGGGCGTGATCTTCCCCGGCGTGGGCGCGGCCGGACAGGCCATGGCCCAGCTCACCTCCACCGGCATGGACAAGGTCCTCCGAGACGTTGTGGCCATGCAAAAGCCTCTGCTCGGCATCTGCCTCGGCTGCCAGATTCTTCTGGAACACAGCGAGGAGAACGATACCCGCGCTCTCGGTATTCTGCCCGGCGTCTGCCGCCGTTTCCTGCCGGAATGGAAGGACGGCGGCGAACTCATCCGCATTCCTCACATGGGCTGGAACACGCTGGAGGTGAAGCGGCCCTCCGTGCTTCTGGAGGGGGTGGATAAGGACGCGCGCTTCTATTTCGTGCACAGCTATTATACCGAACCTGCTCCCGAGCTCGTCATTGCCACGAGCAGTTACGGGTGCGAGTTCACGGCGGTGTACGGCCGCCCCGGACTCTGGGCCGTGCAGTTTCACCCCGAAAAGAGCGGCCGCCCCGGGCTGAGGCTGCTGACGAATTTTTACGACTACTGCAGGGAGGCCGCCCGTGTCTGA